gaaatcaggcattagggaaatgtgcagaaatctacaaggatgacaccaactaaccatctaagcaaccatctaatgtcagtgaggagacctcagaaatctatggggccccataagtagatcagtacttatccctagcataggaatggactttgggagcccattccacatagagtactgtcacagcctagacacatgggggagggcctaggccctatctggaaggatatgacagactctgaatatccccctatggaagacctcaccctccctgggagcagaaagggtatgggataggtagggctttagttggggggcaggagagaaggggagggagagggaactgggattgacatgtaaaataatctcgtttctaatttaaataaaaaatggagaaaaacattcAGCTCTGGACTTGACAGTAGATTTCAGAGTGGGtggggaagacagaaagaaggatgaacaggggagaaggaaaaggggttCACAAATGCCCATCTTGTCTGTGTCGCCTTGAAGGCTGGCATTGATGATGGGGCTATGCAAACTATCTATTCCTGGATCTGGATCACAGGTGCTGGCCGAACCACCACCATGCCTCTGGCTAGAGATCTATTGCATCCTTCcttggaagaggaaaagaaaaaaacataaaaacgtAAGAAGAAACGGTTGGTTCGGAGCCCAAATTCTTACTTCATGGATGTGAAATGTCCAGGTTGCTACAAGATTACTACAGTTTTCAGCCATGCTCAGACagtggttctttgtgtaggttgTTCAACAGTGCTGTGCCAGTCCACAGGAGGAAAATCCAGGCTCACAGAAGGCTGTTCATTTAGAAGAAAGCAACACTAATCATCTATACATGTTCCTGAGTTTGTGTTTTTCACAGAAAGCCTTATCAAGTTCACTGACTCTACCAAGACTATGTAACTATGTTTGATTTATAAAGTATACAACAATGATCTCCTATTTTGGTGTCAGATtttcaataaagttttaattatgaaaaaaattatctatTCCTGAGTCCAGTGTAGTAAAGACCTGGACCCAGAGAGCACTGGTCCACTGCCCACCCcgacccctgcccccacccccttccaCAGAGCAAGGTGACTCAGGCCAATTAGTTAACATCCTTGAGACttgttttcctcatctgtagaaGAACAATAGTAATTCTCCTGTCAGATGGGCTTGTTGTAAAAACAAAGTATGACAGTTTACAGCAAGTTCAGAGTAGAGAACTAAACTCATGGAGGGGTCCAGACATGCTTACCTCAGGCTGAGAGTCAAAGGCAGTGGGATCAAACCCTTTAATCTGACAAAGTGAAGAGTGGGTCCCTGAAGCATGGGCTTTCAAGAGTGTTGTACCAGTTACTTTTGCATTACTGTACCCAAAATATGTGACAGAAACAT
The Cricetulus griseus strain 17A/GY chromosome 1 unlocalized genomic scaffold, alternate assembly CriGri-PICRH-1.0 chr1_1, whole genome shotgun sequence genome window above contains:
- the LOC100758571 gene encoding LOW QUALITY PROTEIN: 40S ribosomal protein S27-like (The sequence of the model RefSeq protein was modified relative to this genomic sequence to represent the inferred CDS: substituted 1 base at 1 genomic stop codon), which gives rise to MQTIYSWIWITGAGRTTTMPLARDLLHPSLEEEKKKTXKRKKKRLVRSPNSYFMDVKCPGCYKITTVFSHAQTVVLCVGCSTVLCQSTGGKSRLTEGCSFRRKQH